The following coding sequences are from one Streptomyces sp. V3I7 window:
- a CDS encoding aldo/keto reductase translates to MRYIKLRDLEVSRIGLGAMGMSHGYTGSGTDEAESVRTVHRALDLGVTLIDTAEIYGPYANEELLGRALKGHRDRVVLATKFGLVSHGGDGAWNLDSGPANIRTAVEGSLKRLGTDHIDLYYQHRVDPNTPIEETAGAVAELIAEGKVRAFGLSEAGPDTIRRAHAVQPVTAVQSEYSLWTRGIEERILPVLRELNIGLVPFSPLGRGFLTGTVRSTDQFDASDFRRDNPRFTGENFQRNLAIADEVQALATEVGATPAQVALAWLLAQGDDIAPIPGTKRVSRVEENTAADGITLTREQIHKLSSLQPAAGDTHTEAQARMLER, encoded by the coding sequence ATGCGGTACATCAAGCTGCGTGACCTGGAAGTCTCCCGGATCGGTCTCGGCGCGATGGGGATGTCCCACGGCTACACCGGCTCCGGCACCGACGAGGCGGAGTCGGTCAGGACCGTGCACCGGGCTCTGGACCTGGGTGTCACACTCATCGATACGGCCGAGATCTACGGCCCCTACGCCAACGAGGAGCTGCTGGGCCGGGCGCTGAAGGGGCACCGGGACCGGGTCGTGCTGGCCACGAAGTTCGGCCTGGTCTCCCATGGTGGAGACGGCGCCTGGAACCTGGACTCCGGCCCGGCCAACATCCGTACCGCGGTCGAGGGTTCCCTGAAACGGCTGGGAACCGACCACATCGACCTGTACTACCAGCACCGGGTGGATCCGAACACGCCGATCGAGGAGACCGCCGGGGCCGTCGCCGAGCTGATCGCCGAGGGCAAGGTGCGCGCCTTCGGCCTCTCGGAGGCCGGACCGGACACGATCCGCCGTGCGCATGCCGTCCAGCCGGTCACCGCGGTGCAGTCGGAGTACTCCCTGTGGACGCGCGGGATCGAGGAGCGCATCCTGCCTGTCCTGCGGGAGCTGAACATCGGCCTGGTGCCGTTCTCGCCCCTCGGACGCGGCTTCCTGACGGGCACCGTCCGCTCCACCGACCAGTTCGACGCATCCGACTTCCGGCGTGACAACCCGCGCTTCACGGGTGAGAACTTCCAGCGCAACCTCGCGATCGCCGACGAGGTGCAGGCACTGGCCACTGAGGTCGGCGCCACACCCGCGCAGGTGGCCCTGGCCTGGCTGCTCGCCCAGGGCGACGACATCGCACCGATCCCCGGCACCAAACGGGTCAGCCGCGTGGAGGAGAACACCGCCGCCGACGGGATCACGCTGACGCGCGAGCAGATCCACAAGCTGAGCAGCCTGCAGCCCGCCGCGGGCGACACCCACACCGAGGCTCAGGCGCGGATGCTCGAACGCTGA
- the gcvH gene encoding glycine cleavage system protein GcvH yields MSNPQHLRYSKEHEWLSATESGVATIGITEHAANALGDVVFVQLPDVGDTVTAGESCGELESTKSVSDLYSPVSGEVTAVNEDVVDDPALVNSAPFEGGWLFKVRVADEPAELLSADEYDAFIAG; encoded by the coding sequence ATGAGCAACCCCCAGCACCTGCGGTACAGCAAGGAGCACGAGTGGCTGTCGGCCACCGAGAGCGGCGTGGCGACGATCGGCATCACGGAGCACGCGGCCAACGCGCTCGGCGATGTCGTCTTCGTCCAGCTCCCGGACGTCGGTGACACGGTGACCGCGGGCGAGTCCTGCGGCGAGCTGGAGTCGACCAAGTCGGTCAGCGACCTCTACTCCCCCGTCAGCGGTGAGGTCACGGCGGTCAACGAGGACGTCGTGGACGACCCGGCGCTGGTGAACTCCGCCCCGTTCGAGGGCGGATGGCTGTTCAAGGTACGCGTCGCGGACGAGCCGGCCGAGCTGCTCTCCGCCGACGAGTACGACGCCTTCATCGCTGGCTGA
- a CDS encoding nucleotidyl transferase AbiEii/AbiGii toxin family protein — MANPTRDTTAGRVYNDLRNLARRNSRSTDEVMVEYILERFLYRLASSPLGREHFILKGGLLLAQFGARRTTRDIDILGRSFPGDETEIIHRIAVIAATEIDDGVVFDPTTLKTVPIREEDEYHGLRLSMAASIARARLKLQLDVSFGDPVTPGPQIVDYPQQLTTESFKILGYPLATVIAEKLSTAISLGDLNTRDRDYGDLYRLLTLNDLDGQELTTALTATAAHRDITLKPLSTTITDLGERRQASYTAWRRRQGRCNRLPRTLHRRRPAGHRLRRQTSQRRRRHTHMECSDPYMVVNQT, encoded by the coding sequence ATGGCCAACCCCACTCGCGACACCACCGCCGGCCGCGTCTACAACGACCTGCGCAACTTGGCCCGCCGCAACAGCCGGTCCACGGACGAGGTCATGGTCGAGTACATCCTCGAACGGTTTCTCTACCGCCTGGCCTCATCGCCCCTTGGCCGCGAACACTTCATCCTCAAGGGCGGCCTGCTGCTCGCCCAGTTCGGCGCGCGTCGAACGACCCGCGACATCGACATCCTCGGCCGCTCGTTCCCAGGCGACGAAACCGAGATCATCCACAGGATCGCAGTCATCGCCGCCACCGAGATCGACGACGGAGTCGTATTCGATCCCACGACGCTCAAGACGGTTCCCATCCGCGAGGAGGACGAGTACCACGGCCTGCGCCTGTCCATGGCCGCCTCCATCGCCCGAGCGCGACTCAAGCTCCAACTGGATGTCAGCTTCGGAGACCCCGTCACCCCCGGTCCCCAGATCGTCGACTACCCGCAGCAGCTCACAACGGAGAGCTTCAAGATCCTCGGCTACCCACTCGCCACCGTCATCGCCGAAAAACTCTCCACCGCCATCTCACTCGGCGATCTCAACACCCGCGACCGCGACTACGGCGACCTCTACCGTCTGCTCACCCTCAACGACCTCGACGGCCAAGAACTCACCACGGCGCTGACCGCCACCGCCGCACACCGCGACATCACCCTGAAACCCCTCAGCACCACCATCACCGACCTCGGCGAGCGCCGCCAGGCCTCCTATACCGCCTGGCGTCGCCGACAAGGCCGCTGCAACCGGCTACCCCGAACGCTTCATCGACGTCGTCCGGCAGGTCACCGTCTTCGGAGACAAACTTCTCAACGGCGACGCCGTCACACTCACATGGAATGCAGCGACCCTTACATGGTCGTGAACCAGACCTGA
- a CDS encoding helix-turn-helix transcriptional regulator, with translation MATESANSEGAELGRYLRARRTQTSPEHVGLTVGAGIRRTPGLRREELATLAGISIDYYVRLERGKETRPSPAVLDSLARALHMDDQEHQHLRELAARAARYTPEPPPAPSRTVRPHLKLLLESLRPNPAYVISRSMDMLAWNPGGLALYAGLDDWPAKHRNLARYLFLHPAARDLFTDWDRQITACVARLRAIAGTAPDAPDLTNLVGELLLRSPDFAGLWERYEVTGRKPVHKTFQHPQIGTVTLTSQSLHVEGTPGQRIGVYTAEPGSPDHDALLLLDMAAPRPAHAPEPATPRAAGPS, from the coding sequence ATGGCAACCGAGAGCGCGAACAGTGAGGGCGCCGAGCTGGGCCGCTACCTGCGTGCCCGCCGCACCCAGACCAGCCCCGAACACGTCGGCCTCACCGTGGGCGCCGGTATTCGCCGCACCCCCGGACTGCGCCGCGAGGAGCTGGCCACCCTCGCCGGCATCAGCATCGACTACTACGTGCGCCTGGAGCGCGGCAAGGAGACCCGCCCCAGCCCCGCCGTCCTGGACTCCCTCGCCCGCGCTCTGCACATGGACGACCAGGAGCACCAGCACCTGCGCGAGCTCGCCGCCCGGGCCGCCCGCTACACCCCCGAACCGCCACCCGCGCCCAGCCGCACCGTGCGCCCCCACCTCAAGCTGCTGCTCGAATCACTGCGCCCGAACCCGGCCTACGTCATCAGCCGCAGCATGGACATGCTCGCCTGGAACCCCGGCGGCCTCGCCCTGTACGCGGGCCTGGACGACTGGCCGGCAAAGCACCGCAACCTCGCCCGGTACCTGTTCCTGCATCCCGCAGCCCGCGATCTGTTCACCGATTGGGACCGGCAGATCACCGCCTGCGTCGCCCGCCTGCGCGCCATCGCCGGCACGGCTCCGGACGCCCCCGACCTGACCAACCTCGTCGGCGAACTCCTGCTCAGGAGCCCCGACTTCGCGGGCCTTTGGGAACGCTACGAGGTGACCGGACGCAAGCCCGTCCACAAGACCTTCCAGCACCCCCAGATCGGCACGGTCACCCTCACCTCGCAGTCACTGCACGTCGAAGGCACCCCCGGCCAGCGCATCGGCGTCTACACCGCCGAACCCGGCAGCCCCGACCACGACGCCCTGCTGCTCCTGGACATGGCCGCACCTCGACCGGCCCACGCTCCCGAGCCGGCCACCCCGAGAGCCGCCGGCCCGTCGTAA
- the glyA gene encoding serine hydroxymethyltransferase, translating to MSLLNTPLHELDPDVAAAVDAELRRQQSTLEMIASENFAPVAVMEAQGSVLTNKYAEGYPGRRYYGGCEHVDVAEQIAIDRVKELFGAEYANVQPHSGASANQAALFALAKPGDTILGLDLAHGGHLTHGMRLNFSGKQFDVVAYHVDEAGLVDMAEVERLAKEHRPKVIIAGWSAYPRQLDFAEFRRIADEVEAYLWVDMAHFAGLVAAGLHPNPVEYADVVTSTTHKTLGGPRGGIILAKKDFAKKLNSSVFPGFQGGPLEHVIAAKAVSFKVAASEDFKERQRRTVEGARILAERLTAPDAREAGVNVLSGGTDVHLILVDLRESELDGQQAEDRLHEVGITVNRNAVPNDPRPPMVTSGLRIGTPALATRGFTAEDFAEVADVIAEALKPSYDADALKARVTALADKHPLYPGLGQ from the coding sequence ATGTCGCTTCTGAACACGCCCCTGCACGAGCTCGACCCGGACGTGGCCGCCGCGGTCGACGCCGAGCTGCGTCGCCAGCAGTCCACGCTGGAGATGATCGCCTCCGAGAACTTCGCCCCGGTCGCGGTCATGGAGGCCCAGGGCTCGGTCCTCACCAACAAGTACGCCGAGGGCTACCCCGGCCGCCGCTACTACGGCGGCTGCGAGCACGTCGACGTCGCCGAGCAGATCGCCATCGACCGGGTCAAGGAGCTGTTCGGCGCCGAGTACGCCAACGTACAGCCGCACTCGGGCGCCTCCGCCAACCAGGCCGCCCTGTTCGCGCTGGCCAAGCCCGGCGACACCATCCTCGGTCTGGACCTGGCCCACGGCGGCCACCTGACCCACGGGATGCGCCTGAACTTCTCCGGCAAGCAGTTCGACGTGGTCGCGTATCACGTGGACGAGGCCGGCCTGGTCGACATGGCCGAGGTCGAGCGGCTCGCCAAGGAGCACCGCCCCAAGGTGATCATCGCGGGCTGGTCGGCGTACCCCCGCCAGCTGGACTTCGCCGAGTTCCGCCGGATCGCCGACGAGGTCGAGGCGTACCTGTGGGTGGACATGGCGCACTTCGCCGGTCTGGTCGCGGCGGGCCTGCACCCGAACCCGGTCGAGTACGCCGACGTGGTCACCTCCACGACCCACAAGACGCTCGGCGGTCCGCGCGGCGGCATCATCCTCGCGAAGAAGGACTTCGCGAAGAAGCTGAACTCGTCCGTCTTCCCGGGCTTCCAGGGCGGCCCCCTGGAGCACGTGATCGCGGCCAAGGCCGTCTCCTTCAAGGTCGCGGCGAGCGAGGACTTCAAGGAGCGCCAGCGCCGTACGGTCGAGGGCGCCCGCATCCTCGCCGAGCGGCTGACCGCGCCGGACGCCCGCGAGGCCGGCGTGAACGTCCTGTCGGGCGGCACCGACGTGCACCTGATCCTGGTCGACCTGCGCGAGTCCGAGCTGGACGGCCAGCAGGCCGAGGACCGCCTTCACGAGGTCGGCATCACGGTCAACCGCAACGCGGTCCCCAACGACCCGCGCCCGCCGATGGTCACCTCGGGCCTGCGCATCGGTACGCCGGCTCTGGCCACCCGCGGCTTCACCGCCGAGGACTTCGCCGAGGTCGCGGACGTGATCGCGGAGGCGCTGAAGCCGTCGTACGACGCGGACGCTCTGAAGGCCCGGGTCACGGCCCTGGCCGACAAGCACCCGCTGTACCCCGGTCTGGGTCAGTAG
- a CDS encoding type IV toxin-antitoxin system AbiEi family antitoxin domain-containing protein, which yields MSAAGNSRLEQRLAGLSPTFTTAQARQALLSPRDLAHLITEGEIDELSRGVYRRADAPETAHGDLLAVCARAPRAVVCGESALALHELIDDIPAAVHIAVPRGARRPTIAYPPTVVAQYASKTFSLGAERFEVAPGETIPVYNAARSVVDAMRHRSRIGETLALSALGRYLRRSGRGGVSELQQIARELGALSVVRPAVEAVLA from the coding sequence ATGAGTGCTGCGGGAAACTCGCGCTTGGAGCAGCGGCTGGCCGGCCTCTCCCCCACGTTCACGACGGCGCAGGCGCGTCAAGCGCTGCTCTCCCCTCGCGATCTGGCGCACTTGATCACGGAAGGAGAGATAGACGAACTGTCCCGTGGGGTGTACCGGCGGGCAGACGCCCCGGAAACCGCGCACGGGGATCTGCTGGCCGTGTGTGCGCGGGCCCCTCGCGCCGTAGTGTGCGGCGAGTCCGCCCTGGCCCTGCATGAGCTGATCGACGACATCCCCGCAGCAGTCCACATCGCCGTGCCGCGCGGTGCGCGGCGCCCCACGATTGCCTACCCTCCGACCGTGGTGGCGCAGTACGCCTCGAAGACCTTCAGCCTCGGCGCCGAGCGGTTCGAAGTAGCCCCGGGAGAGACCATCCCCGTGTACAACGCGGCCCGCAGCGTCGTCGACGCGATGCGACACCGCAGCCGCATCGGCGAGACCCTCGCCCTGTCCGCACTCGGCCGCTACCTGCGCCGGAGCGGACGCGGCGGAGTCAGCGAACTCCAGCAAATCGCGCGCGAGTTGGGCGCTCTCTCCGTCGTCCGCCCCGCCGTAGAGGCGGTGCTCGCCTAA
- the gcvT gene encoding glycine cleavage system aminomethyltransferase GcvT, translating into MSSSDSPQSPESPQSPQSPQSPQPRHTALDALHRSLGATMTDFAGWDMPLRYGSERDEHNAVRTKAGLFDLSHMGEITVTGPQAAELLNHALVGNIASVGVGRARYTMICRADGGILDDLIVYRLAETEYMVVANASNAQVVLDALTERAAGFDAEVRDDRDAYALIAVQGPESPGILKSLTDADLDGLKYYAGLPGTVAGVPALIARTGYTGEDGFELFVAPEHAVELWQALTKAGEGVGLVPCGLSCRDTLRLEAGMPLYGHELSTSLTPFDAGLGRVVKFEKEGDFVGREALAEAAARAESSPPRVLVGLIAEGRRVPRAGYAVVAGGEVIGEVTSGAPSPTLGKPIAMAYVDAAHAAPGTEGVGVDIRGSHEPYEVVALPFYKRRK; encoded by the coding sequence ATGAGCAGTTCAGATTCCCCGCAGTCTCCGGAGTCCCCGCAGTCCCCGCAGTCCCCGCAGTCCCCGCAGCCGCGGCACACCGCGCTCGACGCCCTGCACCGCTCGCTCGGCGCGACGATGACCGACTTCGCCGGCTGGGACATGCCCCTGCGCTACGGCTCCGAGCGCGACGAGCACAACGCCGTGCGCACGAAGGCCGGTCTGTTCGACCTCTCCCACATGGGCGAGATCACCGTCACCGGTCCGCAGGCGGCGGAGCTCCTGAATCACGCCCTCGTCGGCAACATCGCCTCCGTGGGCGTCGGCCGCGCCCGCTACACCATGATCTGCCGGGCGGACGGCGGCATCCTCGACGACCTGATCGTCTACCGGCTCGCCGAGACCGAGTACATGGTCGTGGCCAACGCCTCCAACGCCCAGGTCGTCCTCGACGCGCTGACCGAGCGCGCCGCGGGCTTCGACGCCGAGGTCCGCGACGACCGCGACGCCTACGCGCTCATCGCCGTCCAGGGCCCCGAGTCCCCCGGCATCCTGAAGTCCCTGACCGACGCCGACCTCGACGGCCTGAAGTACTACGCCGGTCTGCCCGGCACCGTCGCCGGCGTCCCGGCCCTGATCGCGCGCACCGGCTACACCGGCGAGGACGGCTTCGAGCTGTTCGTCGCGCCCGAGCACGCCGTCGAGCTGTGGCAGGCGCTGACCAAGGCCGGCGAGGGCGTCGGCCTGGTCCCCTGCGGCCTGTCCTGTCGCGACACGCTGCGCCTGGAGGCGGGCATGCCGCTGTACGGGCACGAGCTGTCGACCTCGCTGACCCCGTTCGACGCCGGGCTCGGCCGGGTGGTGAAGTTCGAGAAGGAGGGCGACTTCGTCGGCCGCGAGGCGCTCGCCGAGGCCGCCGCCCGCGCCGAGTCCAGCCCGCCGCGCGTCCTGGTCGGCCTGATCGCCGAGGGCCGCCGCGTCCCGCGCGCCGGGTACGCCGTCGTCGCCGGCGGTGAGGTGATCGGCGAGGTCACCTCGGGCGCCCCCTCCCCCACGCTGGGCAAGCCCATCGCCATGGCGTACGTCGACGCGGCGCACGCGGCGCCGGGCACCGAGGGCGTCGGCGTGGACATCCGGGGCAGCCACGAGCCGTACGAGGTCGTGGCGCTGCCCTTCTACAAGCGCCGGAAGTAG
- a CDS encoding enhanced serine sensitivity protein SseB, producing the protein MDFPADIPADFPAQAHPHPHGGWPGNELEEVLSASLGVPAAGGRILEVLGRSFLWVPLPGGGGPHSGPLDLPALDIDGQAYVPVFSSEEQFRQVTGSHMAYTIAPAVEFARGLPPQVGLAINPDGVVGIPLPPDAVAELCRGGRGELDGPAGGARVRLFEPDWQDDPVDFLAAASAEFGATGVVTTARRCLAAIEGADPVMFVGVELSQWEGDLRALPLEALGRALANVPVRWPVNLVLLDVAQDPVGDWMRGSVRPFYQRGH; encoded by the coding sequence ATGGACTTCCCGGCGGACATTCCCGCGGACTTCCCGGCACAGGCACATCCCCATCCGCACGGCGGATGGCCCGGCAACGAACTGGAGGAGGTGCTGTCGGCCTCCCTCGGCGTACCGGCGGCGGGCGGCCGGATCCTCGAGGTGCTCGGCCGCAGCTTCCTCTGGGTGCCGCTGCCAGGCGGCGGCGGCCCGCACAGCGGTCCGCTCGACCTGCCCGCGCTGGACATCGACGGCCAGGCGTACGTCCCGGTCTTCAGCTCCGAGGAGCAGTTCCGCCAGGTGACCGGCTCGCACATGGCGTACACCATCGCGCCCGCCGTGGAGTTCGCGCGCGGCCTGCCCCCGCAGGTCGGCCTCGCCATCAACCCCGACGGCGTGGTCGGCATACCGCTGCCCCCGGACGCGGTGGCCGAGCTGTGCCGCGGAGGCCGCGGCGAGCTCGACGGACCCGCCGGCGGCGCCCGGGTCCGCCTCTTCGAGCCGGACTGGCAGGACGACCCGGTCGACTTCCTGGCCGCGGCCTCCGCCGAGTTCGGGGCGACCGGCGTCGTCACCACCGCCCGCCGCTGCCTCGCGGCGATCGAGGGCGCAGACCCGGTGATGTTCGTCGGCGTCGAACTCTCCCAGTGGGAGGGCGACTTGCGGGCCCTGCCACTGGAGGCCCTGGGGCGGGCGCTGGCCAACGTCCCGGTGCGGTGGCCGGTCAACCTGGTTCTGCTGGACGTCGCCCAGGACCCGGTGGGCGACTGGATGCGCGGCAGCGTACGGCCCTTCTACCAACGCGGTCACTGA
- a CDS encoding L-serine ammonia-lyase, which yields MAISVFDLFSIGIGPSSSHTVGPMRAARMFASRLRNEGLLESVASVRSELYGSLGATGHGHGTPKAVLLGLEGSSPRTVDVETADERVEKIRATGRLRLLGDHEIAFDYDTDMILHRREVLPYHANGMTIWAYDASGAELLTKTYYSVGGGFVVDEDAVGADRIVLDDTVLKHPFRTGDELLRLTKETGLSISSLMLENERAWRTEEEIREGLLDIWGVMQGCVARGMSREGILPGGLKVRRRAAVTARQLRADGDPLAHAMEWITLYAMAVNEENAAGGRVVTAPTNGAAGIIPAVLHYYINFVPGADEDGVVRFLLAAGAIGMLFKENASISGAEVGCQGEVGSACSMAAGALAEVLGGSPEQVENAAEIGMEHNLGLTCDPVGGLVQIPCIERNGMAAVKAVTAAKMAMRGDGSHKVSLDKVIKTMKETGADMSVKYKETARGGLAVNIIEC from the coding sequence GTGGCCATCTCGGTCTTCGACCTGTTCTCGATCGGCATCGGCCCGTCCAGCTCCCACACGGTCGGCCCGATGCGCGCGGCCCGCATGTTCGCCAGCCGGCTGCGCAACGAGGGCCTGCTGGAGTCCGTCGCCTCCGTCCGCTCCGAGCTGTACGGCTCGCTCGGCGCCACCGGCCACGGCCACGGCACCCCGAAGGCGGTGCTGCTCGGCCTGGAAGGCTCCTCGCCGCGCACCGTGGACGTGGAGACGGCCGACGAGCGCGTGGAGAAGATCCGGGCGACGGGCCGGCTCCGGCTGCTCGGCGACCACGAGATCGCGTTCGACTACGACACGGACATGATCCTGCACCGTCGCGAGGTGCTCCCGTACCACGCGAACGGCATGACGATATGGGCGTACGACGCCTCCGGGGCGGAGCTGCTCACCAAGACGTACTACTCGGTGGGCGGCGGCTTCGTCGTCGACGAGGACGCGGTCGGCGCCGACCGCATCGTGCTGGACGACACGGTTCTGAAGCACCCCTTCCGCACGGGCGACGAGCTGCTGCGCCTGACGAAGGAGACCGGCCTGTCGATCTCCTCGCTGATGCTGGAGAACGAGCGGGCCTGGCGCACCGAGGAGGAGATACGCGAGGGCCTGCTGGACATCTGGGGCGTGATGCAGGGGTGCGTCGCGCGCGGCATGTCCCGCGAGGGCATCCTGCCGGGCGGTCTCAAGGTGCGCCGGCGCGCGGCCGTCACCGCCCGCCAGCTGCGCGCCGACGGTGACCCGCTGGCCCACGCGATGGAGTGGATCACGCTCTACGCGATGGCGGTCAACGAGGAGAACGCCGCGGGCGGCCGCGTCGTCACCGCCCCGACGAACGGCGCGGCCGGCATCATCCCGGCCGTCCTGCACTACTACATCAACTTCGTCCCGGGCGCCGACGAGGACGGCGTGGTGAGGTTTCTGCTGGCGGCGGGCGCCATCGGCATGCTCTTCAAGGAGAACGCCTCCATCTCCGGCGCCGAGGTCGGCTGCCAGGGCGAGGTCGGCTCCGCCTGCTCCATGGCCGCGGGCGCGCTGGCCGAGGTCCTCGGCGGCTCCCCCGAGCAGGTCGAGAACGCCGCCGAGATCGGCATGGAGCACAACCTCGGCCTCACCTGCGATCCCGTAGGCGGCCTGGTGCAGATCCCCTGCATCGAGCGTAACGGCATGGCCGCGGTGAAGGCGGTCACCGCGGCGAAGATGGCGATGCGCGGCGACGGCTCCCACAAGGTCTCCCTGGACAAGGTCATCAAGACCATGAAGGAGACGGGCGCCGACATGAGCGTCAAGTACAAGGAGACGGCCCGGGGCGGGCTCGCGGTGAACATCATCGAGTGCTAG
- a CDS encoding zinc-binding dehydrogenase translates to MRAAVMYGAGDIRVEDRPDPKIVKPTDAVVRTVAACVCGSDLWPYQSMPATDTGRPMGHEFLGVVEETGAHVTGLKAGDLVVAPFTYSDDTCDYCAKGLHISCRNGGRYGFDGVDGGQGEAVRVPYADGTLVKLPAAADSALVPSLLALSDVMTTGHHGAVTAGVGRGDAVLVVGDGAVGLCAVIAAKRLGAERIVLAGRHEARTGLGREFGATDVVAERGEEGVARIRELTGGVEKVIEAVGTRQALDTALGAVLDGGTISRLGVPQYEQGPIGPAEFMRNITLTGGASPARAYIEQLLPDVLDGTIAPGRVFDQTFSLDQTPDAYRAMADRQVLKALIRP, encoded by the coding sequence ATGCGTGCAGCAGTGATGTACGGAGCCGGAGACATCCGCGTCGAGGACCGGCCCGACCCGAAGATCGTCAAGCCGACCGACGCCGTGGTGCGCACGGTGGCCGCGTGTGTGTGCGGCAGTGACCTGTGGCCGTACCAGTCGATGCCCGCGACCGACACCGGGCGCCCCATGGGCCACGAGTTCCTCGGCGTCGTCGAGGAGACCGGCGCGCACGTCACCGGTCTGAAGGCGGGTGACCTGGTCGTCGCCCCGTTCACCTACAGCGACGACACCTGCGACTACTGTGCCAAGGGCCTGCACATCTCGTGCCGGAACGGCGGCCGGTACGGCTTCGACGGCGTCGACGGCGGGCAGGGCGAAGCCGTCCGCGTCCCGTACGCGGACGGCACCCTGGTGAAGTTGCCGGCGGCCGCCGACTCCGCTCTGGTTCCGTCGCTGCTGGCCTTGTCGGACGTGATGACCACCGGCCACCACGGCGCGGTCACCGCCGGCGTCGGCCGCGGGGATGCGGTGCTGGTCGTCGGGGACGGCGCGGTCGGCCTGTGCGCGGTGATCGCCGCCAAGCGGCTCGGCGCCGAGCGGATCGTGCTCGCGGGCCGCCATGAGGCACGCACCGGCCTGGGCCGCGAGTTCGGCGCCACCGACGTCGTCGCCGAGCGCGGCGAGGAAGGCGTCGCCCGCATCCGCGAGCTGACCGGCGGCGTGGAGAAGGTGATCGAGGCCGTCGGCACTCGCCAGGCCCTCGACACCGCCCTGGGCGCGGTCCTGGACGGCGGCACCATCAGCCGCCTGGGCGTCCCCCAGTACGAGCAGGGGCCGATCGGCCCGGCCGAGTTCATGCGCAACATCACCCTGACCGGCGGCGCCAGCCCGGCCCGCGCCTACATCGAGCAGCTGCTGCCCGACGTCCTCGACGGCACGATCGCCCCAGGTCGCGTCTTCGACCAGACGTTCTCCCTCGATCAGACCCCGGACGCCTACCGGGCCATGGCCGACCGCCAGGTCCTCAAAGCCCTCATTCGCCCCTGA
- a CDS encoding AAA family ATPase, with the protein MTAYATTTGLALPEHPAAPAARGHRGARPVPVVRDLRERAGRSPHGLLFGPRDLVVVTGLPGSGKSTLMARAVRGIRVDSQDTRDSWDVRMPGFLPYAVYRPLVRLAHYARLRRALRSGEGVVVHDCGAQTWVRAWLARAARRRGGTLHLLLLDVPPDAARAGQRARGRRVSRYAFLRHRRTVGRLLAAVEKGVLPEGCGSAVLLDRAAGDVLRRIAFVREGGRDDEEAGGLTDRASRACRAAGRPRAGGRSG; encoded by the coding sequence ATGACGGCGTACGCCACGACGACCGGCCTCGCACTGCCGGAGCACCCGGCCGCCCCGGCCGCCCGCGGGCACCGCGGCGCGCGCCCGGTGCCGGTCGTCCGCGACCTGCGCGAGCGCGCCGGGCGCAGCCCGCACGGCCTGCTCTTCGGCCCCCGGGACCTGGTCGTGGTCACCGGCCTGCCCGGCAGCGGCAAGTCGACCTTGATGGCCCGGGCGGTGCGCGGCATCCGCGTCGACTCCCAGGACACCCGCGATTCCTGGGACGTCCGGATGCCCGGCTTCCTGCCCTACGCCGTCTACCGCCCGCTGGTCCGCCTCGCCCACTACGCCCGGCTGCGCCGCGCCCTGCGCTCCGGCGAGGGTGTCGTCGTGCACGACTGCGGCGCCCAGACCTGGGTACGCGCGTGGCTCGCCCGCGCGGCCCGCCGCCGCGGCGGCACCCTGCACCTGCTGCTCCTCGACGTTCCCCCGGACGCGGCGCGCGCGGGCCAGCGCGCTCGGGGCCGCCGCGTCTCCCGCTACGCGTTCCTGCGCCACCGCCGGACGGTAGGCCGCCTGCTGGCCGCGGTCGAGAAGGGCGTCCTGCCCGAGGGCTGCGGCTCGGCGGTGCTGCTGGACCGGGCCGCGGGCGACGTGCTGCGCAGGATCGCCTTTGTGCGGGAAGGCGGCCGGGACGATGAGGAGGCCGGCGGCCTGACGGACCGCGCGAGCCGGGCATGCCGGGCGGCCGGTCGGCCTCGTGCCGGCGGCCGATCGGGCTGA